A genomic segment from Bradyrhizobium sp. CB1015 encodes:
- a CDS encoding helix-turn-helix domain-containing protein encodes MEAKREFRGSDTHRVLQRFGADIHASSEGYGWSSIYASIQRENPFEGRFEAIADDLIVLHRSGPVQTTFESGGHVTSRCIPKGSAFFLPAGHACKVGLHGTLDTLHIYLRATLVGRERVNEVTPLLVERDVVLQHLAHAVEQALCENVSNSDLFIDPIARALANRISAISRSSEPWQVQTAGLPEYQLRRLQDFIEANLEGEITLAAMASACGTGTKSFARAFATTTGKSPYQYVIAARVERAKRLIEQNQQGLAEIALRCGFSHQEHLTRAFRRLTGQTPGRYRRGVN; translated from the coding sequence ATGGAAGCCAAGCGCGAGTTTAGAGGCTCTGATACCCACCGCGTTCTGCAGCGGTTTGGCGCCGACATTCATGCCTCAAGTGAGGGGTATGGATGGTCTTCGATTTACGCATCGATCCAAAGGGAGAATCCCTTCGAGGGCCGGTTCGAGGCGATCGCTGACGACCTCATTGTGTTGCACCGCAGCGGCCCGGTGCAGACAACCTTTGAATCCGGCGGGCACGTCACGTCGCGCTGCATTCCAAAGGGAAGCGCCTTCTTTCTACCGGCAGGTCATGCGTGCAAGGTTGGGCTCCACGGGACGCTGGATACGCTGCATATTTATCTGCGCGCAACCTTGGTTGGACGCGAACGCGTTAATGAGGTCACGCCGCTGCTGGTTGAACGGGATGTGGTTCTACAGCATCTGGCGCACGCGGTTGAGCAGGCGCTTTGCGAGAACGTCTCGAATTCAGATCTCTTCATCGATCCGATAGCGCGCGCACTTGCGAACAGGATCTCCGCGATCAGCAGGAGTAGCGAACCGTGGCAGGTTCAGACCGCTGGGCTGCCTGAATACCAACTTCGGCGCCTTCAGGATTTCATCGAAGCCAATCTTGAGGGTGAGATCACCCTTGCTGCGATGGCCAGCGCGTGCGGCACCGGTACAAAGTCTTTCGCTCGAGCATTTGCAACAACCACCGGCAAATCACCATACCAATATGTGATCGCGGCACGTGTCGAACGAGCCAAGCGCTTGATCGAGCAAAACCAGCAAGGTCTCGCCGAGATAGCACTGCGCTGTGGCTTCTCCCATCAGGAACACTTGACGCGTGCCTTCCGCAGGCTGACGGGCCAAACGCCCGGTCGGTACCGTCGCGGCGTCAACTGA
- a CDS encoding helix-turn-helix transcriptional regulator, translated as MQKHSDPLSPAAVQNERTVRPFDGGEVHSVLRQRDVKGQASSAGLGWSTMFASVQREEPFRGRFEANANALLVTAASGPVDVTYRIDGRVISRHLQEKGIFFLPPRRDCEVTLDTPVDSIHVYLRPELFTGSEGQAQNSDFGLSPLLGEPEPLTHNLLAVVEEMVREGDVSCSLLADSIAHAIANRFVVLNGRKPKTSGGVERGLSTRSVRSIRDFVEANIADCIKLGDLAAICGVSPEYFIRLFKSSLGVSPHRYVVGVRIHHAKLLLTDPNIGLAEVARQCGFAHQQHFTNTFRRMTGLSPGAYRRAMN; from the coding sequence ATGCAGAAACACTCCGATCCACTATCGCCAGCCGCAGTGCAAAATGAGCGCACCGTGCGGCCGTTCGACGGAGGCGAGGTCCATTCCGTCCTGCGACAGCGCGACGTGAAAGGCCAAGCGTCGAGTGCGGGGCTCGGCTGGTCGACTATGTTCGCATCGGTTCAGCGGGAAGAGCCGTTCAGGGGCCGCTTCGAAGCCAATGCCAACGCCCTGCTGGTGACTGCGGCGAGTGGACCAGTCGATGTCACCTATCGGATCGACGGGCGTGTCATATCCAGGCACTTGCAGGAGAAGGGGATATTTTTCCTGCCGCCGCGCCGCGACTGCGAGGTGACGCTAGACACGCCAGTGGATTCGATCCATGTGTACCTGCGTCCTGAACTGTTTACCGGCTCTGAAGGTCAAGCGCAGAACTCCGATTTCGGCCTCTCGCCTTTGTTGGGTGAGCCGGAGCCCTTAACCCACAATCTCCTGGCCGTGGTGGAGGAAATGGTGCGGGAGGGTGATGTCTCGTGTTCCCTCCTGGCCGATTCAATTGCGCATGCCATAGCCAATCGATTTGTCGTGCTCAATGGACGGAAGCCGAAAACGTCGGGTGGTGTGGAACGCGGACTGAGTACGCGTAGCGTGCGCTCGATTCGTGATTTCGTCGAAGCCAATATCGCGGATTGCATCAAGCTGGGCGATTTGGCTGCGATCTGCGGCGTAAGCCCCGAATATTTCATACGCTTGTTCAAGTCTTCGCTGGGCGTGTCTCCTCACCGCTACGTTGTGGGGGTGCGAATTCATCATGCGAAGCTGCTCCTGACGGATCCAAACATTGGCCTCGCGGAAGTCGCAAGGCAATGCGGGTTTGCGCACCAGCAACATTTCACCAATACGTTCCGTCGGATGACCGGCTTATCGCCGGGCGCTTATCGACGGGCAATGAATTAA
- a CDS encoding NADPH-dependent FMN reductase has product MKDWSPLVVGIGGTLRDGSTSERALRLALTEAARLGAKTQIFAGQSLNLPHYDAIERTERATTLVEALRAADGVIIATPSYHGSISGLVKNAIDYTEDLRADARSYLGGRAVGAIVCAGGAQAMGATLGTLRTIVHALRGWPTPFSAVINTAQRPFSADGTCSDPIIAQQLGFVAEQVVEFARMRRLYESRRNGLAPQEISEAAPAQCA; this is encoded by the coding sequence ATGAAAGACTGGTCTCCGCTCGTCGTCGGCATCGGCGGCACGCTGCGCGACGGATCAACCTCGGAGAGGGCGCTCCGCCTGGCCCTGACGGAAGCCGCGCGGCTCGGTGCGAAAACGCAGATTTTCGCCGGGCAATCGTTGAATCTCCCTCACTACGACGCCATTGAACGTACGGAGCGTGCGACGACGTTAGTCGAAGCGCTGCGCGCCGCAGACGGCGTCATCATTGCCACCCCAAGCTATCACGGCTCGATCTCGGGCCTGGTCAAGAACGCAATAGACTACACCGAGGATCTCCGCGCGGACGCGCGCAGCTATCTTGGCGGACGTGCCGTCGGCGCCATCGTATGCGCGGGCGGAGCCCAAGCCATGGGAGCGACGCTGGGAACTCTGCGGACAATCGTTCACGCGCTGCGTGGTTGGCCGACGCCATTCTCAGCGGTGATCAACACCGCGCAGAGGCCATTTTCCGCAGATGGTACGTGCAGTGATCCGATCATAGCGCAACAGCTTGGATTCGTGGCCGAGCAGGTCGTCGAGTTCGCGAGAATGCGGCGGCTGTATGAGAGCCGGCGCAACGGGCTGGCGCCTCAAGAAATATCAGAAGCCGCGCCGGCGCAGTGCGCATAG
- a CDS encoding conjugal transfer protein TraD, which yields MRAWQVDRRKRTRHLIELGGAVIKAGIVDLTGEDRATIFGSLLWMPDKLQSDRGEQARALWAARGKHAFKADPATSHGPAAFRR from the coding sequence ATGCGCGCGTGGCAAGTCGATCGCCGCAAGCGCACGCGGCATCTTATCGAACTGGGCGGCGCAGTCATCAAAGCCGGTATCGTGGACTTAACCGGCGAAGACCGCGCAACGATCTTCGGCTCGCTACTCTGGATGCCCGACAAGCTCCAAAGCGACCGGGGTGAACAGGCGCGGGCGCTTTGGGCCGCAAGGGGAAAGCACGCGTTTAAGGCGGACCCGGCAACGTCCCACGGACCAGCTGCATTTCGTCGTTGA
- a CDS encoding MFS transporter: MSKNRILSYENLVVVLMGAAFGFVFFDRLALNFLAPFLVPELHLNNTQLGLLSAGLALTWAIAGYAVGTLSDYFQNRKTLLVCAIVIFSMCSVGSGLANTFLTLLAARLVMGFAEGPVLPIAQSIMAAESSEHRRGFNMGVLQNFFSALLSNFAAPLLLVAIAQIYGWRSAFYIAAVPGFMVAALIILFIREPSSGAAPVSTASARNTIPLSTMLKHRNIWVCAIVSCLMVSWLLIQITFLPIYLVQVRGLSPSAMSVAVAATGIATAASSIIVPALSDRFGRRPILVLSGFVGVLAPVTTVMFDGPLPLMVLFMGVGYLAIGGFSLFMATVPSETIPPTHVATALGFIMGVGELAGGFAGPALAGIASDVFGPSSSMWIAATLCICAGLLCLMLDETAPRVLERHKRMIVSSPA; the protein is encoded by the coding sequence ATGAGCAAGAATCGCATCCTTAGTTATGAAAATCTCGTTGTCGTCTTGATGGGAGCCGCGTTTGGCTTCGTATTTTTCGACCGTCTTGCGCTGAATTTTCTAGCTCCATTTCTAGTGCCTGAGCTCCATCTGAACAACACTCAGCTCGGTCTCCTCTCGGCTGGCCTGGCGCTGACCTGGGCGATTGCCGGCTATGCCGTCGGCACGCTCTCGGACTATTTTCAGAATCGTAAGACGCTGCTGGTCTGCGCGATAGTGATCTTCTCGATGTGCTCGGTAGGATCCGGTCTCGCCAATACGTTTCTGACGTTGCTTGCCGCGCGCCTCGTGATGGGATTTGCGGAAGGACCTGTACTTCCGATCGCGCAGTCGATCATGGCTGCGGAATCCTCGGAGCACCGCCGCGGCTTCAACATGGGCGTTCTGCAGAATTTCTTCAGCGCGCTCCTCAGTAATTTTGCCGCTCCTCTGCTGCTCGTCGCAATTGCGCAGATTTACGGCTGGAGAAGCGCTTTCTACATTGCGGCGGTGCCTGGCTTCATGGTGGCCGCCCTGATCATCCTGTTTATCCGTGAACCTTCGTCGGGTGCCGCTCCGGTATCGACTGCGTCGGCGCGCAACACGATCCCGCTTTCGACGATGCTGAAACATCGCAACATCTGGGTTTGCGCGATCGTGAGCTGCCTGATGGTGTCTTGGCTCCTGATCCAGATAACGTTCCTTCCGATCTACCTGGTGCAGGTCCGCGGTCTGTCGCCCAGCGCGATGAGCGTTGCCGTGGCCGCGACCGGTATCGCGACGGCCGCGTCTTCGATCATCGTACCGGCGCTGTCGGATCGATTTGGCCGCCGTCCGATCCTCGTCTTGTCAGGCTTCGTTGGCGTGCTTGCCCCGGTGACAACCGTCATGTTCGACGGACCTTTGCCCTTGATGGTGTTGTTCATGGGTGTCGGCTATCTCGCCATTGGCGGCTTCTCGTTGTTCATGGCCACCGTGCCGTCCGAGACGATCCCGCCGACCCATGTTGCTACCGCGCTTGGCTTCATCATGGGGGTGGGCGAGCTTGCGGGCGGCTTCGCGGGCCCGGCCCTCGCCGGGATCGCTTCCGACGTGTTCGGTCCGTCCAGCTCGATGTGGATCGCCGCTACGCTGTGTATCTGTGCAGGCTTGCTTTGCCTGATGCTGGACGAAACTGCGCCGCGCGTGCTCGAGCGCCACAAAAGAATGATTGTGAGTTCGCCGGCATAG